One Chloroflexota bacterium DNA segment encodes these proteins:
- a CDS encoding NUDIX domain-containing protein: MSDKRKPQSRIRPVALAVIRDGSRLLVRRYTGPDGGRYYRPLGGAIEFGERAAQAVKREILEEIAAEIDQVRHLTTVENIFERDGERAHQIEFLFEAQLVDRSLYRAELINGTESSGKRIEAVWLDLSQPLDGPLYPRGLRKLLTGS; encoded by the coding sequence ATGTCTGACAAGCGAAAACCCCAGTCTCGCATTCGCCCGGTGGCGCTCGCGGTCATTCGCGACGGTTCGCGGCTGCTGGTGCGGCGGTACACCGGGCCGGATGGCGGTCGCTACTACCGACCGCTCGGCGGCGCGATTGAGTTCGGCGAACGGGCGGCGCAGGCCGTGAAGCGGGAAATCCTGGAGGAGATCGCGGCCGAGATCGATCAGGTGCGGCATCTGACCACTGTCGAGAACATCTTCGAGCGGGACGGTGAGCGCGCGCACCAGATCGAGTTTCTCTTCGAGGCACAGCTCGTGGACCGGTCGCTCTACCGTGCCGAGCTGATCAACGGAACGGAGTCAAGCGGCAAGCGCATCGAGGCCGTGTGGCTTGACCTTTCCCAGCCGCTCGACGGCCCGTTGTATCCCCGAGGTTTGCGCAAGCTGTTGACGGGCTCCTGA
- a CDS encoding MBL fold metallo-hydrolase, with product MSHPLRIVLLGTGTPDPRPHRGGSSTYVGVGDAGVVFDLGPGATRNLAAAGIDLATIGHVFFTHLHFDHSTDYPHFALSRWDQGAGRGDDLNVYGPRPLERMTERLFGHDGAFGPDLVARINHPMSLQAYRNRGGVMPRRRPRIAVQELEVGDTVSADGWTVRVGHAQHAQPYLTSLAYRLDTAGGSVVISGDTRPLPEIVELARGAHTLVHMAMEVDAARERWPDIYAACTTARGAGEIAAAAGVQRLVLVHVMTEADDPSYMNAMIAEARAVFNGCVIGGADGLVLAFPELD from the coding sequence ATGAGCCACCCGCTGCGAATCGTGCTGCTGGGCACCGGAACTCCCGATCCGCGACCGCATCGCGGCGGGTCGTCCACCTACGTCGGCGTGGGTGATGCCGGCGTCGTCTTCGATCTGGGACCCGGGGCGACTCGGAATCTCGCGGCCGCGGGCATCGACCTCGCCACGATTGGCCATGTGTTCTTCACCCACCTGCACTTCGACCACTCCACCGACTACCCGCACTTCGCGCTGTCGCGTTGGGACCAGGGCGCCGGACGCGGCGACGACCTCAACGTCTACGGGCCGCGGCCGCTGGAGCGCATGACGGAGCGCCTGTTCGGCCACGACGGCGCCTTTGGTCCTGATCTCGTCGCGCGCATCAACCACCCCATGAGCTTGCAGGCCTACCGCAACCGCGGCGGTGTGATGCCCCGCCGGCGCCCGCGCATTGCGGTTCAGGAACTCGAGGTGGGAGACACGGTCTCAGCCGATGGATGGACGGTTCGCGTGGGGCACGCCCAGCACGCGCAGCCCTATCTCACGTCGCTGGCCTACCGGCTCGACACCGCGGGGGGCTCGGTGGTGATCTCCGGGGACACGCGCCCATTGCCGGAGATTGTCGAGTTGGCGCGCGGGGCGCACACCCTGGTCCACATGGCCATGGAGGTCGACGCCGCGCGCGAACGCTGGCCAGACATTTACGCCGCCTGCACCACGGCCCGCGGCGCAGGCGAGATTGCCGCCGCCGCAGGCGTCCAGCGATTGGTGTTGGTGCACGTCATGACCGAAGCCGATGATCCGTCATATATGAACGCGATGATTGCCGAGGCGCGCGCAGTCTTCAACGGCTGTGTCATCGGCGGCGCCGACGGTCTGGTGCTGGCCTTTCCCGAGCTCGACTAA
- a CDS encoding SLC13 family permease, with amino-acid sequence MTTDAWILIGVLGGALVLFASERVRPDLVGVLALLAVAFAGLVTPDRVFSGFGSPAVITVAGMFVLSAGLVEARVPAAIAAGISRLGGGLRLRMALLVLIVGVMSAVMNNIAATVILIPAATTLALGAKTFPSKLLIPVSFGSLLGGLVTLIGTPPNLLVSEALARAGETPFGMFDYAPTGLAVMAVGLLYLLLAGPRLIPAREGADVDQEIQQRRDFMVELEVPGDSDLAGRTLSQLRWRPRFSIAVVEITHLGVRNRFPGPSDAIYAGDRLIVEGELEAVTRFAQSERLRFAGEHSAASRDDASDGMAVVELVAGPAFRFAHQTVVQMNFRRRYGGVVLGIWRQGQRLGRPIRDVQIRPGDVLVVRVPIDRVDTFARSREFILIGRRPGRPAVRPHMAVAVLILGAVVGLAAAGIAPIAVTAAAGIILMLLFRVLPYQRLYTAVDWRTIVLIGTLIPLGDAITSTGLADLAAQFAEEYVSPIGPLAVLAGLFVATALLTQLMSNAAAVVLIAPVALEIAAGAGIAPQPALMMVAISASTAFLTPIGHQANLLVYNAGGYRFVDFLKVGAPLTLLILVTSLIVVPIVWPV; translated from the coding sequence ATGACGACCGACGCCTGGATCCTCATCGGCGTGCTGGGCGGCGCCCTGGTGCTCTTTGCCAGCGAACGCGTGCGCCCCGACCTGGTCGGCGTGCTGGCCTTGCTGGCGGTGGCCTTCGCCGGCCTCGTCACGCCGGACCGGGTGTTTAGCGGGTTCGGCAGTCCCGCCGTGATCACGGTGGCGGGAATGTTTGTCCTGAGCGCGGGTCTCGTCGAGGCCCGGGTGCCGGCCGCGATCGCCGCAGGCATTTCGCGCCTAGGTGGCGGCCTGCGCCTGCGCATGGCGCTGCTGGTGCTGATCGTGGGCGTGATGTCGGCCGTGATGAACAACATCGCCGCCACTGTGATCCTGATCCCCGCGGCAACGACCCTCGCGCTCGGCGCGAAGACCTTCCCCTCCAAGCTGCTTATCCCAGTTTCGTTCGGCTCCCTGCTCGGCGGGCTGGTCACCTTGATTGGCACGCCGCCGAACCTGCTTGTCAGCGAGGCGCTCGCGCGGGCCGGCGAGACGCCGTTCGGCATGTTCGACTACGCGCCGACCGGCCTGGCCGTCATGGCGGTCGGGCTGCTCTACCTGCTGCTCGCCGGGCCGCGGCTCATCCCCGCGCGCGAGGGCGCAGACGTCGATCAAGAGATCCAACAGCGACGCGACTTCATGGTCGAGCTCGAGGTGCCGGGCGATTCGGACCTCGCCGGGCGCACGCTGTCGCAGCTGCGCTGGCGGCCTCGTTTCAGTATCGCCGTGGTCGAGATCACCCATCTCGGCGTCCGCAACAGGTTTCCGGGACCGTCCGACGCCATCTATGCCGGCGACCGGCTGATCGTGGAGGGTGAGCTCGAAGCTGTCACCCGCTTTGCCCAATCCGAGCGTTTGCGATTCGCCGGTGAACATTCCGCAGCTTCTCGCGACGACGCGAGCGATGGGATGGCCGTGGTCGAGCTCGTCGCCGGGCCGGCCTTCAGGTTTGCGCACCAAACGGTCGTCCAGATGAACTTCAGGAGACGCTATGGCGGCGTGGTGCTGGGGATTTGGCGCCAGGGCCAGCGATTGGGACGCCCGATCCGCGATGTGCAAATCAGGCCGGGCGACGTGCTGGTGGTCCGAGTCCCCATCGATCGAGTCGACACCTTCGCTCGCTCTCGCGAGTTCATCCTGATCGGTCGTCGACCGGGAAGGCCGGCCGTTCGACCGCACATGGCCGTTGCCGTGCTCATTCTCGGGGCCGTCGTTGGGCTGGCCGCCGCGGGCATCGCGCCCATTGCCGTCACGGCCGCCGCCGGCATCATCTTGATGCTGCTCTTCCGCGTGCTGCCCTACCAGCGTCTCTACACGGCCGTCGATTGGCGCACGATCGTGCTCATCGGCACGCTCATTCCGCTGGGCGACGCCATCACGTCCACCGGGCTCGCCGATCTCGCGGCGCAGTTCGCCGAGGAATATGTGAGCCCCATTGGGCCGCTGGCCGTGCTCGCCGGGCTATTCGTCGCCACCGCCCTGCTGACGCAGCTGATGTCCAACGCGGCCGCCGTCGTGCTCATTGCCCCCGTGGCGCTCGAGATCGCCGCCGGCGCGGGCATCGCCCCGCAACCGGCCCTCATGATGGTGGCCATCTCGGCCTCGACGGCCTTTCTCACGCCCATCGGCCACCAGGCCAACCTGCTCGTCTATAACGCCGGCGGCTACCGCTTCGTCGACTTCCTGAAGGTGGGCGCGCCGCTGACGCTGCTGATCCTCGTCACGTCGCTCATCGTCGTGCCGATCGTGTGGCCGGTCTAA
- the glgP gene encoding alpha-glucan family phosphorylase, with amino-acid sequence MTAEVRPSRIFTVRPALPQRLERLRDLAYNVWWAWTPAAQDLFRRIDAEAWHASQGNPVAVLTRAAPGQLQVLAEDPIFIADLDRVSEAYDQYLRRPTWFEQMHGHLEGLRVAYVSMEFGVAESVPLYSGGLGVLAGDQLKAASDLGVPLVGVGMLYRQGYFRQSIDPSGAQREQFPENDVEVLPVVAVRSGDGQPLTVRVPIDGREIAVRLWRMDVGRVPLILLDANTPENSPADRELTSRLYIGDSDIRIRQELLLGVAGMRALDALDLTPTVAHLNEGHSAFLILERFQALRAQTGLSQAAAMQIVRATNVFTTHTPVAAGHDEFSADQVQRHAGAYLQASNIDVEHALALGRVNGADDGEPFGITTLAMRGSAWRNGVSALHGTVSRRMWERLWPGVPVSEVPIGHVTNGVHLRTWVSRELNGLLQRYMGRHWAERTDPQGIEEGLAAIPDDELWRVHTQRRERLVANVRRRLRAQAEHRGAAAHELAQASAALHSDVLTVGFARRFALYKRPTLLLHDVERLKAIVANSHRPVQIIFAGKAHPNDDLAKDLLREITAISRDPAFEGRLVFVEDYDMGLARDLVQGCDVWLNLPIPPQEASGTSGMKAAANGVLNASVLDGWWDEAYTPEAGWAIGRADVDDERQRDASDAAAIYDLLEHTVAPLFYDVGAGETPIAWIRMARRSMALALTSYSANRMVQDYVESFYGPAHLLGRRLSEHQGGAATDLAHWLDHVVAQWPHVHIVEVQADGPSQVDAGVVVPVRTRVALAGLSPDDVTVEVFVGHVDFDGALIGGRAEVTEHASAEADGAHWFTGRAVLSQSGRLGIAVRVIPRHPLLAGPYDAGLIRWSETAGAT; translated from the coding sequence ATGACGGCTGAGGTTCGCCCGAGCCGCATCTTTACCGTTCGGCCGGCGCTTCCGCAGCGTCTCGAGCGGCTGCGCGATCTGGCCTACAACGTGTGGTGGGCGTGGACGCCCGCGGCGCAGGACCTGTTTCGGCGCATCGACGCCGAAGCCTGGCACGCCTCGCAGGGGAATCCGGTGGCCGTGCTCACCCGAGCAGCCCCGGGCCAGCTGCAAGTGCTGGCCGAGGACCCGATATTCATCGCCGACCTTGACCGCGTGTCCGAAGCCTATGACCAGTATTTGAGGCGCCCCACGTGGTTCGAGCAGATGCACGGGCATCTGGAGGGACTGCGCGTGGCCTACGTCTCCATGGAGTTCGGCGTGGCGGAATCGGTGCCGCTGTATTCAGGCGGCCTGGGCGTGCTGGCGGGCGATCAGCTCAAGGCCGCCAGCGATCTCGGGGTGCCGCTGGTCGGCGTCGGCATGCTCTATCGCCAGGGGTACTTTCGGCAGTCGATCGATCCTTCGGGCGCGCAGCGGGAGCAGTTTCCGGAAAACGACGTGGAGGTCCTGCCGGTGGTCGCGGTGCGGTCGGGCGACGGGCAGCCGCTGACAGTCCGGGTGCCCATTGACGGGCGTGAGATCGCCGTTCGGCTGTGGCGGATGGACGTGGGCCGTGTGCCGCTGATCCTGCTCGACGCCAACACGCCGGAGAACAGCCCGGCGGACCGTGAGCTGACGTCCCGGCTGTACATCGGTGACAGCGACATTCGCATTCGGCAGGAGCTGCTGCTGGGCGTCGCCGGCATGCGCGCCTTGGACGCGCTCGATCTCACGCCGACCGTGGCCCATTTGAATGAGGGCCATAGCGCGTTTCTCATTCTCGAGCGATTCCAGGCGCTCCGCGCGCAGACCGGCCTCAGCCAGGCCGCGGCTATGCAGATTGTGCGGGCGACCAATGTCTTCACCACGCACACCCCGGTCGCGGCCGGCCACGACGAGTTTTCGGCGGACCAGGTGCAGCGTCATGCCGGCGCCTACCTGCAGGCGTCGAACATCGACGTCGAGCACGCGTTGGCCCTGGGACGGGTTAACGGCGCCGACGATGGCGAGCCGTTCGGCATCACCACTCTGGCCATGCGCGGTTCCGCCTGGCGCAACGGCGTGAGCGCGCTTCACGGCACCGTGAGCCGTCGGATGTGGGAACGGCTGTGGCCGGGCGTGCCGGTCAGCGAAGTTCCGATCGGACACGTGACCAATGGGGTGCATCTGCGCACCTGGGTATCTCGCGAGCTCAACGGCCTGCTCCAGCGCTACATGGGGCGACATTGGGCCGAGCGCACCGATCCGCAAGGCATCGAGGAGGGGCTGGCGGCCATTCCCGACGACGAGCTTTGGCGGGTCCATACGCAACGCCGCGAGCGTCTGGTGGCCAACGTCCGGCGACGCCTGCGAGCGCAGGCGGAGCATCGAGGAGCCGCGGCGCACGAGTTGGCGCAGGCCTCCGCCGCCCTACACAGCGACGTGCTCACGGTTGGGTTCGCGCGCCGCTTCGCGCTCTACAAGCGCCCAACCCTGCTGCTGCACGACGTGGAACGGCTCAAGGCCATCGTCGCGAACTCCCACCGACCGGTGCAGATCATCTTCGCGGGCAAGGCCCATCCCAACGACGATCTGGCCAAGGACTTGCTGCGCGAAATCACGGCCATCAGCCGCGATCCGGCATTCGAAGGGCGGCTGGTCTTCGTGGAGGACTACGACATGGGCCTGGCGCGCGACCTGGTGCAGGGCTGCGACGTGTGGCTGAACCTGCCGATCCCACCGCAGGAGGCCAGCGGCACGAGCGGCATGAAGGCGGCAGCCAACGGCGTGCTCAACGCCAGCGTCCTCGATGGGTGGTGGGACGAGGCTTACACGCCGGAGGCGGGATGGGCGATTGGCCGGGCGGATGTTGACGACGAACGGCAACGGGACGCGAGCGACGCCGCAGCCATCTACGACCTGCTCGAGCACACGGTGGCCCCGTTGTTCTACGACGTCGGCGCGGGCGAAACACCGATTGCCTGGATCCGAATGGCTCGACGCTCGATGGCCCTGGCGCTGACGAGCTACAGCGCGAATCGAATGGTCCAAGATTATGTCGAGTCATTCTATGGCCCCGCGCACCTGCTTGGCCGTCGGCTGAGCGAGCACCAGGGCGGCGCGGCCACCGACCTCGCCCACTGGCTCGACCACGTGGTGGCGCAGTGGCCCCACGTGCACATCGTGGAGGTTCAGGCCGACGGGCCGAGCCAGGTCGACGCGGGCGTGGTCGTGCCCGTGCGAACCCGCGTGGCGCTGGCGGGGCTGAGTCCCGACGACGTGACCGTCGAGGTGTTCGTGGGGCACGTGGACTTCGACGGAGCACTGATCGGCGGCCGGGCCGAGGTGACGGAGCATGCGAGCGCGGAGGCGGACGGCGCCCACTGGTTCACCGGGCGCGCGGTGCTGTCCCAAAGTGGACGCCTGGGCATTGCCGTCCGGGTGATTCCCCGGCATCCTCTGCTGGCCGGGCCGTACGATGCCGGGCTGATTCGTTGGAGCGAGACGGCCGGCGCGACCTGA
- the solA gene encoding N-methyl-L-tryptophan oxidase, producing the protein MSDWDVIVVGVGAMGSATAFHLAQRGVRVLALEQFDLAHDQGSSHGYTRIMRHAYYNAPGYVPLVQRAQTLWRELEEISGETLFIHSGGLSMGRPDALVVRGALLAAERFGLAHEVLDASEVQHRYPAIRLSEDMIGVHDPSAGFLLPERAILAHAAAARSHGAEVRTQEAITGWKATTDGVEVQTEHGAYRAERLVFTAGAWMAELLADLNLPLEVTRQVVGWFEPDDPAICEPDRLPVWLLQPPGDEEYFYGLPRYGPPGLKLGRMFHLQTAVTPAELTRTTDDADESLLRTCLAPYFPGANGRALELMTCMFTSTPDGHFIMDAHPRHPNVTLVSACSGHGFKFASVVGEIAAELALDGKSRHDIEMFRLDRFENGTPQ; encoded by the coding sequence GTGTCTGATTGGGATGTCATCGTAGTCGGCGTGGGCGCCATGGGCAGCGCCACGGCCTTCCACCTGGCGCAACGGGGCGTGCGCGTCCTGGCGCTGGAGCAGTTCGACCTGGCGCACGACCAGGGCAGCTCCCACGGCTACACGCGCATCATGCGGCACGCGTATTACAACGCGCCCGGGTACGTGCCGCTGGTGCAGCGGGCCCAGACGCTGTGGCGCGAGCTCGAGGAAATCAGCGGCGAGACGCTGTTTATCCACTCAGGCGGATTGTCGATGGGGCGCCCCGATGCGCTGGTGGTGCGCGGCGCGCTGTTGGCCGCCGAACGGTTCGGACTGGCGCACGAGGTGCTCGATGCCTCCGAGGTACAGCACCGGTATCCCGCCATTCGACTCTCAGAGGACATGATCGGCGTGCACGATCCGTCGGCTGGGTTCTTGCTCCCGGAGCGGGCGATTCTGGCGCACGCGGCTGCGGCTCGCTCGCACGGGGCGGAAGTGCGGACGCAGGAGGCCATCACCGGCTGGAAGGCAACCACCGACGGCGTCGAGGTTCAGACGGAACACGGCGCTTACCGAGCCGAGCGCCTCGTGTTCACAGCCGGAGCGTGGATGGCGGAATTGCTGGCGGACCTGAACCTGCCGCTGGAAGTCACACGCCAGGTGGTCGGATGGTTTGAGCCGGACGACCCGGCGATTTGCGAGCCGGACCGTCTGCCGGTGTGGCTGCTGCAACCGCCGGGCGACGAGGAGTATTTCTACGGCCTGCCTCGATACGGTCCGCCCGGGCTCAAGCTCGGGCGCATGTTCCATCTGCAGACCGCGGTCACGCCAGCTGAGCTCACGCGGACGACGGACGACGCGGACGAGTCGCTGTTACGCACGTGCCTGGCTCCATACTTTCCAGGCGCCAACGGCCGCGCGCTGGAGCTGATGACCTGCATGTTCACCAGCACGCCGGACGGCCACTTCATCATGGATGCCCACCCGCGACACCCGAACGTGACGTTGGTGTCGGCGTGTTCGGGACACGGGTTCAAATTCGCGTCGGTGGTTGGCGAGATTGCGGCTGAGCTGGCGCTGGACGGCAAATCCCGGCACGACATTGAGATGTTCCGCCTGGACCGCTTCGAGAACGGTACGCCCCAATAG
- a CDS encoding ABC transporter ATP-binding protein — protein MMPEAPPIALHCEGLSKSFGAATAVDDATFHVRAGSILALLGPSGCGKTTTLRLIAGLDQPDAGTIVLGGSAVQGPDVSVPPERRRVGLVFQDYALFPHLDVQANVGFGLSRRNGRAARVAETLDLVGLSALASRMPYELSGGQQQRVALARALAPNPRVVLLDEPFSNLDAALRNDLRNDVRRVLRESGTTAVFVTHDQEEALSLADRVAVMIDGRVLQIAPPHEIYRQPVSRAVADFIGQFNVIEAAGVGRAVVCDLGTVTIPEPMIGTVDLYVRPEALQISEDPSGQGVIESRRFFGHDQLVRVRFDSGLTVECRAGPTFLPPPGTRARVQLDGDVLAFLRAGVAPRRQPGAAFAPPAARGRPA, from the coding sequence ATGATGCCCGAAGCGCCGCCGATCGCGCTGCACTGCGAGGGCCTGAGCAAGAGCTTTGGCGCGGCCACGGCCGTGGACGACGCGACCTTCCACGTCAGGGCCGGATCCATCCTGGCGCTGCTGGGACCGAGCGGTTGCGGCAAGACGACGACGCTGCGACTCATCGCGGGCCTGGATCAGCCAGACGCCGGGACGATCGTGCTGGGCGGCTCGGCTGTGCAGGGACCCGACGTGAGCGTGCCTCCGGAGCGCAGGCGGGTTGGCCTGGTGTTTCAGGACTATGCGTTGTTTCCGCACCTAGACGTGCAGGCGAACGTGGGGTTCGGCTTGTCGCGGCGGAATGGGCGTGCCGCCAGGGTTGCCGAGACGCTGGACCTTGTGGGCCTCTCGGCGCTGGCGTCGCGCATGCCGTATGAGCTGTCCGGCGGGCAGCAGCAGCGCGTGGCCTTGGCCCGCGCGCTGGCGCCCAATCCCCGCGTGGTGCTGCTGGACGAGCCGTTCTCGAACCTCGACGCGGCGCTGCGCAACGACCTGCGGAATGACGTGCGCCGCGTGCTGCGTGAGTCCGGCACGACCGCCGTGTTCGTGACCCACGATCAAGAAGAAGCCCTGAGCTTGGCCGACCGGGTGGCCGTGATGATTGACGGCCGCGTGCTGCAGATCGCGCCGCCGCACGAGATATATCGCCAGCCCGTCAGTCGGGCCGTGGCCGACTTTATCGGCCAGTTCAACGTGATCGAGGCCGCGGGCGTTGGTCGCGCCGTGGTGTGCGACCTCGGCACGGTGACGATTCCCGAGCCCATGATTGGAACGGTCGACCTCTACGTGCGACCGGAGGCGCTGCAAATCTCCGAGGATCCCAGCGGCCAGGGCGTGATTGAATCGCGCCGCTTCTTTGGGCACGACCAGTTGGTGCGGGTGCGCTTTGACTCCGGGTTGACGGTGGAGTGCCGCGCGGGACCGACATTCCTGCCCCCGCCGGGAACGCGCGCGCGGGTCCAGCTCGACGGCGACGTGCTGGCCTTCCTGCGCGCGGGCGTGGCGCCGCGACGGCAACCCGGCGCAGCCTTCGCGCCACCCGCCGCCCGCGGACGCCCGGCCTAA
- a CDS encoding metal-dependent transcriptional regulator: MALTSTAEDYLLAIYGLRAEGGPVIAARLAERLAVSAPTVSASLERLVRDGHVWIAPQREVFLTLGGERTAEKLARRHRLIEHWLIRTLGLGWAEVHHEADRLEHAISPELTDRISEALGHPPTCPHGLPIPGNYPETDVGNLFKLSTAEIGSKVRVVRLSEPAEDDTNLLRYFEEKQLVPGRVVDVVEHTPAGHIVVQVDDQSAVVDDTVADNLWVMAA, translated from the coding sequence ATGGCGCTGACAAGTACGGCTGAAGACTATCTGCTAGCGATCTATGGGTTGCGCGCCGAGGGCGGGCCCGTCATCGCCGCTCGCCTCGCGGAACGCTTGGCGGTATCGGCGCCCACGGTGTCGGCGTCGCTCGAACGGCTGGTGCGCGACGGTCACGTGTGGATCGCTCCGCAACGCGAGGTGTTCCTGACGCTCGGCGGCGAGCGCACCGCCGAGAAGCTGGCCCGCCGCCACCGGCTGATCGAGCACTGGCTGATCCGGACGCTTGGGCTCGGCTGGGCCGAGGTGCACCACGAGGCCGACCGCTTGGAGCACGCCATCTCGCCCGAGCTCACGGATCGGATCTCGGAGGCGCTGGGCCATCCGCCCACGTGTCCGCACGGGCTGCCCATCCCAGGCAACTACCCAGAGACCGATGTGGGCAACCTCTTCAAGCTGTCGACGGCCGAAATCGGCTCCAAGGTGCGAGTCGTGCGGCTCTCCGAGCCCGCGGAAGACGACACCAATCTCCTGCGCTATTTCGAAGAGAAGCAACTCGTCCCCGGACGGGTGGTCGATGTCGTCGAGCACACGCCGGCGGGGCACATCGTGGTTCAGGTGGACGACCAGTCCGCCGTGGTTGACGACACGGTCGCCGACAATCTGTGGGTGATGGCGGCGTAG
- the ppk2 gene encoding polyphosphate kinase 2 produces the protein MATATAVRDDSGLLIPTKGIPKEILRKVERAGRREIISDSYPYDTKMGRRAYERRKAALQVELLKMQKWVKDTGQRVVLLFEGRDAAGKGGTIKRFMEHLNPRGATVVALPAPSERERGQWYFQRYVQHLPSEGEIVFFDRSWYNRAVVEPVMGFCSPAETVRFLRDTVLFEQMLINEGLRLYKFWFSVSQEEQLRRVMSRAQDSLKQWKLSPVDMRSLPLWDEFTEAKKVMFAGTDTKASPWVVVKSDDKRRARLNCMRFVLRSLEYDPDVERRVPKPDPKLIGPAKSLYARDEVW, from the coding sequence ATGGCAACCGCAACCGCCGTACGAGACGACTCCGGTCTCCTGATTCCCACGAAAGGGATTCCCAAGGAGATCCTGCGGAAGGTGGAACGCGCCGGGCGCCGCGAGATCATCAGCGACTCCTATCCCTACGACACCAAGATGGGCCGGCGCGCGTACGAACGTCGGAAGGCCGCGCTGCAGGTCGAACTGCTGAAGATGCAGAAGTGGGTCAAGGACACCGGGCAGCGCGTCGTGCTGCTATTCGAGGGGCGGGACGCTGCCGGCAAGGGCGGAACCATCAAGCGTTTCATGGAGCACCTCAACCCCCGTGGCGCCACGGTCGTTGCGCTGCCGGCCCCATCCGAGCGGGAGCGCGGCCAGTGGTACTTCCAGCGTTACGTGCAGCACCTTCCCTCGGAGGGTGAGATCGTGTTCTTCGACCGCTCCTGGTACAACCGGGCGGTGGTCGAGCCGGTGATGGGCTTCTGCTCGCCGGCCGAAACTGTGCGCTTCCTTCGCGATACCGTCCTTTTCGAGCAAATGCTGATCAACGAGGGCCTGCGCCTGTACAAATTCTGGTTCTCGGTGAGCCAGGAGGAGCAATTGCGGCGCGTCATGTCTCGCGCCCAAGACAGCCTCAAGCAGTGGAAGCTGAGCCCCGTGGACATGCGGTCGCTGCCGCTGTGGGACGAGTTCACGGAGGCCAAGAAGGTGATGTTCGCGGGCACCGACACGAAGGCCTCGCCGTGGGTGGTCGTGAAGTCGGACGACAAGAGACGCGCCCGGCTGAACTGCATGCGCTTCGTGCTGCGGAGCTTGGAGTACGACCCCGACGTCGAGCGGCGCGTACCGAAGCCCGATCCCAAGCTGATCGGGCCGGCAAAGTCGCTCTACGCCAGGGACGAAGTCTGGTAG
- a CDS encoding zinc-binding dehydrogenase produces the protein MAEKGVAAAFLGFRKPFELREFPIPDPEPGAAVVKMSLANICGSDMHYWRGEMDMVKMGRPMPACLGHEGTGGIHRLGAGVTTDSVGEPLQEGDRVLFSYLYPDLQCPTCLKGHTYACPTRQHDRQGGLEEWPHFRGTFAQYYYLHPNHTMYKVPDHLTDDMVAGLNCALVQVISGLRRAGLTFNETVAIQGAGGLGVYAAAVAKAHGASKVIAIDGVDERIDLIRSFGADEIVDMREFETPEQRVDRVRELTDGLGADVTLELVGHPGVVPEGLQMTAPGGRYLEIGNINVGWHTEFDPSWIVFRSISIIGVAHYTSQDLRHALDFLKDNVSRLPFDRVLSHHFPLADINEAFAQQDSGRITRSALVPHG, from the coding sequence ATGGCCGAGAAAGGCGTGGCCGCCGCGTTCTTGGGTTTTCGCAAGCCCTTCGAGTTGCGCGAGTTTCCAATTCCGGACCCCGAGCCGGGCGCCGCGGTGGTCAAGATGAGCCTCGCGAACATTTGCGGATCGGACATGCACTACTGGCGCGGCGAGATGGACATGGTCAAGATGGGCCGGCCGATGCCGGCATGCTTGGGGCACGAAGGCACCGGTGGGATCCACCGCCTGGGCGCGGGCGTGACGACCGACTCAGTGGGCGAGCCGCTCCAGGAAGGGGACCGCGTTCTCTTCTCATACCTCTATCCCGACCTACAGTGCCCCACCTGCCTCAAGGGTCATACCTATGCTTGTCCCACGCGTCAGCATGATCGCCAGGGTGGGCTGGAAGAGTGGCCGCACTTCCGAGGCACGTTTGCACAGTACTACTACCTGCACCCCAACCACACGATGTACAAAGTGCCGGACCACCTCACCGACGACATGGTGGCCGGACTCAACTGCGCGTTGGTGCAGGTGATTTCCGGTCTGCGCCGCGCCGGCCTGACCTTCAATGAGACGGTGGCCATCCAGGGCGCCGGCGGACTGGGCGTCTACGCGGCCGCCGTGGCCAAGGCGCACGGGGCCTCCAAGGTCATCGCGATCGACGGCGTGGATGAGCGCATCGACCTGATCCGATCCTTCGGCGCGGACGAGATCGTGGACATGCGCGAGTTCGAGACTCCCGAGCAGCGCGTGGACCGCGTGCGCGAGCTCACCGATGGGCTGGGCGCCGACGTGACGCTGGAGCTGGTGGGGCATCCCGGGGTGGTCCCCGAGGGCCTGCAGATGACAGCGCCGGGTGGGCGATACCTGGAGATCGGCAACATCAACGTCGGCTGGCATACCGAATTCGATCCGTCGTGGATCGTCTTCCGGAGCATCTCGATCATCGGCGTGGCGCACTACACGTCGCAGGACCTGCGGCATGCCCTGGATTTTCTGAAGGACAACGTGTCGCGCTTGCCGTTCGACCGGGTGCTGTCGCATCACTTCCCGCTGGCCGACATCAACGAAGCCTTCGCGCAGCAGGACTCCGGTCGAATCACGCGCAGCGCCCTGGTGCCGCACGGCTAG